In Armatimonadota bacterium, a genomic segment contains:
- the mqnC gene encoding cyclic dehypoxanthinyl futalosine synthase translates to MTDTLKSKLDTVERKVLAGERLSREDAMALLACPDLNLLSALADWKRGQVTDQAIVTYNIGRNINYTNVCWVRCKFCAFYRTPGHDEGYVLPTEVILEKCRELVAAGGREVLLQGGLHPGLKIEWYEDLLRAMKAAYPVDIHGFSSTEINYIAHVSRLSLEETLRRLRDAGLDSIPGAAEMIVDDVRDAIAPYKEKSQRWVELMRTAHRLGIPTSATMMFGTVDDDAMRVEHLMLIRALQDETGGFKAFIPWSFQPDGTDLQAELGPDWQPATSFDYLKLVATARLVLDNIPHVQASWVTQGPRIAQIALKFGVDDFGSTMMEENVVSSAGTSFLMPISEIQRHIRDAGYRPQLRDTQYRYLPDPPAESVSRDPQLLQIGVPV, encoded by the coding sequence GTGACTGACACTTTGAAGAGCAAACTTGACACCGTGGAACGGAAGGTGCTGGCGGGCGAAAGGCTGTCCCGTGAAGATGCCATGGCCCTGCTGGCGTGCCCGGACCTGAACCTGCTGTCCGCCCTCGCCGACTGGAAGCGTGGACAGGTGACCGATCAGGCAATCGTCACGTATAACATCGGCCGGAACATCAACTACACCAACGTATGCTGGGTGCGCTGCAAGTTCTGCGCGTTCTACCGGACGCCCGGCCACGATGAGGGTTACGTGTTGCCCACCGAGGTCATCCTCGAAAAATGCCGGGAACTGGTGGCGGCCGGCGGCCGGGAAGTTCTCCTTCAAGGCGGGCTCCACCCGGGTTTGAAGATCGAGTGGTACGAAGATCTGCTCCGGGCGATGAAGGCGGCGTATCCCGTCGATATCCACGGATTCAGCAGCACCGAGATCAACTACATCGCCCACGTCAGCCGCCTCAGCCTTGAGGAAACTCTCCGAAGGCTGCGCGACGCCGGCCTGGACAGCATCCCCGGCGCCGCCGAGATGATCGTGGACGATGTCCGCGATGCCATCGCGCCTTACAAGGAAAAGTCCCAGCGCTGGGTCGAACTGATGCGCACGGCCCATCGCCTCGGGATCCCGACCAGCGCCACCATGATGTTCGGCACGGTGGACGACGACGCGATGCGCGTCGAGCACCTGATGCTGATTCGCGCGCTCCAGGACGAAACGGGCGGCTTCAAAGCGTTCATCCCGTGGTCGTTCCAGCCCGATGGAACCGATCTGCAGGCCGAACTTGGCCCGGATTGGCAGCCGGCCACCTCATTCGACTACCTCAAATTGGTGGCCACGGCGCGGCTGGTACTGGACAACATCCCGCACGTGCAGGCCAGCTGGGTCACGCAGGGCCCGCGCATTGCGCAGATAGCCCTCAAGTTCGGCGTGGACGATTTCGGTAGCACGATGATGGAGGAAAACGTGGTCTCCAGCGCCGGCACGTCGTTCCTGATGCCCATCAGCGAGATTCAGAGGCATATCCGCGACGCCGGCTACCGTCCGCAGCTTCGCGACACACAATACCGCTACCTGCCGGACCCGCCGGCCGAATCCGTGAGTCGCGACCCGCAGCTCCTGCAAATCGGCGTTCCGGTGTGA